The following coding sequences lie in one Azospirillum humicireducens genomic window:
- a CDS encoding GGDEF domain-containing protein, which yields MNAIVAALDLKHHASDRFDVPAGWSPVALASRVGLLRGTERQTLDETIALLSEAKETIAELQERIAYLESLTMTDELTGLLNRRGFYSHFRRELASARRTGTAGGLLVMIDLDGFKAINDTHGHVAGDAYLRQIARMIVGNVRQEDVVARLGGDEFAVLLTNTDTASGLARARQLAAIADASHVEWGGHSLPVRFSVGTQPYGAADSEDEVMRRADAMMYGAKGARRRDAKRKSKRAA from the coding sequence ATGAACGCCATCGTCGCCGCCCTGGACCTGAAGCATCACGCCTCCGACCGTTTCGACGTGCCGGCAGGGTGGTCCCCGGTCGCGCTGGCTTCGCGCGTCGGGCTTCTGCGGGGGACCGAGCGCCAGACGCTGGACGAGACGATCGCGTTGCTCTCCGAGGCCAAGGAGACGATCGCCGAGTTGCAGGAGCGCATCGCCTACCTCGAAAGCCTGACGATGACGGACGAGCTGACCGGCCTGCTGAACCGGCGCGGCTTCTACAGCCACTTCCGCCGCGAACTGGCTTCGGCCCGCCGCACCGGGACCGCCGGCGGCCTGCTGGTCATGATCGACCTGGACGGGTTCAAGGCGATCAACGACACCCATGGCCATGTCGCCGGCGATGCCTATCTGCGGCAGATCGCACGGATGATCGTCGGCAATGTCCGCCAGGAGGATGTGGTCGCCCGGCTGGGCGGCGACGAGTTCGCCGTGCTGCTGACCAACACCGACACCGCCAGCGGCCTCGCCCGCGCCCGCCAGCTGGCAGCCATCGCCGACGCCAGCCATGTGGAGTGGGGCGGGCACAGCCTGCCGGTCCGCTTCTCCGTCGGCACCCAACCCTATGGTGCCGCGGACAGCGAGGACGAGGTGATGCGCCGCGCCGACGCCATGATGTACGGCGCCAAGGGCGCCCGCCGCCGCGACGCCAAGCGCAAGTCCAAGCGCGCCGCCTGA
- a CDS encoding 2-hydroxyacid dehydrogenase: MTSPAETPPPAAARPVLLLTRRLPDAVEARASRDYRALLNPEDRAFSGAEIAARAAEAGADAVLCCAGDRLDAAAIAALPERVRVLATFSVGTDHIDLEAARDRGLTVTNTPDVLTDATADIALLLLLGAARRASEGERMIRANAWTGWTPTQLMGTHVGGKRLGIVGMGRIGQAVAARARAFGMAIHYSNRRRLPPELELGAIYHADPEEMLSVCDVLSLHFPATAETRHWLNAERIGRLPPGAILVNTARGSVVDDGAVIAALKRGRLAAAGLDVFENEPNLHPGYRDLPNAFLLPHLGSATVETRNAMGFKALDNIDAVMAGRPAPDRVV; the protein is encoded by the coding sequence ATGACAAGCCCTGCCGAGACCCCGCCGCCCGCCGCCGCCCGTCCGGTGCTGCTGCTGACCCGCCGCCTTCCCGACGCGGTGGAGGCGCGGGCGTCGCGCGATTACCGTGCGCTCCTCAACCCGGAGGATCGGGCGTTCAGCGGGGCGGAGATTGCCGCCCGTGCCGCGGAGGCGGGGGCCGACGCGGTTCTGTGCTGTGCCGGCGACCGGCTCGACGCCGCGGCCATCGCCGCCCTGCCGGAACGGGTGCGGGTGCTGGCGACCTTCTCGGTCGGCACCGACCACATCGACCTGGAGGCGGCGCGGGACCGCGGCCTGACCGTGACAAACACGCCCGACGTGCTGACCGACGCCACCGCCGACATCGCGCTGCTCCTGCTGCTGGGTGCGGCGCGCCGCGCGTCGGAGGGGGAGCGGATGATCCGGGCGAATGCCTGGACCGGTTGGACCCCGACCCAGTTGATGGGAACCCATGTCGGCGGCAAGCGGCTCGGCATCGTCGGCATGGGCCGCATCGGACAGGCGGTGGCGGCCCGCGCCCGCGCCTTCGGCATGGCGATCCACTACAGCAACCGCCGCCGCCTGCCGCCGGAGCTGGAACTGGGCGCCATCTACCATGCCGACCCGGAAGAGATGCTGTCGGTCTGCGATGTGCTGTCGCTCCACTTCCCCGCAACGGCGGAGACCCGGCACTGGCTGAACGCCGAGCGGATCGGGCGGCTGCCGCCGGGCGCGATCCTGGTCAACACCGCCCGCGGCAGCGTGGTGGATGACGGGGCCGTGATCGCCGCGCTGAAGCGGGGACGGTTGGCGGCGGCCGGGCTCGACGTGTTCGAGAACGAGCCGAACCTGCATCCCGGCTATCGCGATCTGCCCAATGCCTTCCTGCTGCCGCATCTGGGCAGCGCCACGGTGGAGACGCGCAATGCCATGGGCTTCAAGGCCCTGGACAACATCGACGCGGTGATGGCCGGCCGCCCGGCGCCCGACCGGGTGGTATGA
- the rplQ gene encoding 50S ribosomal protein L17 has protein sequence MRHGVSGRKFSKTSSHRKAMFSNMANAVIKHEQITTTLPKAKDLRPIVDKLITLGKKGGLANRRLAFAQLRDNETVTKLFTVLADRYKDRQGGYSRVLKAGFRYGDAADMAVFELVDRDVSAKGQNSGPTQNAAEAEGETAE, from the coding sequence ATGCGTCACGGCGTTTCGGGACGTAAGTTCAGCAAGACCAGCAGCCACCGCAAGGCCATGTTCTCGAACATGGCGAATGCGGTGATCAAGCACGAGCAGATCACCACCACCCTGCCGAAGGCGAAGGACCTGCGTCCGATCGTCGACAAGCTGATCACGCTCGGCAAGAAGGGTGGCCTGGCCAACCGCCGCCTGGCGTTCGCCCAGCTGCGCGACAACGAGACGGTGACCAAGCTGTTCACCGTCCTGGCCGACCGTTACAAGGACCGCCAGGGTGGCTACAGCCGCGTCCTGAAGGCCGGCTTCCGCTATGGCGACGCCGCCGACATGGCCGTGTTCGAGCTGGTCGACCGTGACGTGTCCGCCAAGGGCCAGAACTCCGGCCCGACGCAGAACGCCGCCGAGGCCGAAGGCGAGACCGCCGAGTAA
- a CDS encoding response regulator has product MSAEPGGPSLAGAKPTKTVLIVEDNELNMKLFHDLLEAHGYDTLQTRDGMDAMRLARQHHPDLILMDIQLPEVSGLEVTRWIKDDPDLKSIPVVAVTAFAMKGDEEKIRQGGCEDYVAKPISVVKFLETIKKFLG; this is encoded by the coding sequence ATGTCAGCGGAGCCGGGCGGTCCATCCTTGGCCGGTGCCAAGCCGACGAAGACCGTCCTCATCGTCGAGGACAACGAGCTGAACATGAAGCTCTTTCATGACCTGCTCGAAGCGCACGGCTACGACACGCTGCAGACCCGGGACGGCATGGATGCGATGCGGCTGGCCCGCCAGCATCATCCCGACCTGATCCTGATGGACATCCAGCTGCCCGAAGTGTCGGGGCTGGAGGTCACCCGCTGGATCAAGGACGATCCGGACCTGAAATCGATCCCCGTCGTCGCAGTCACCGCCTTCGCGATGAAGGGTGACGAGGAGAAGATCCGTCAGGGCGGATGCGAGGATTATGTGGCGAAGCCCATTTCAGTCGTGAAGTTTCTCGAGACCATCAAGAAGTTTCTTGGGTGA
- a CDS encoding cell envelope integrity EipB family protein, with protein sequence MLDRLSALPATVGTVLATAVTAGALLAATPVLAQPAATSMAAVAAKIQPHRAIYAMSLGSARNGAKVSDVRGRMMFEWADACDGWTTEQRFQLRFVYSEGDDMAMNTNYTTWEAKNGLRYRFNVRKLVNGELDEEVRGEANLQADGAGTAQFTKPEPQEMELPAGTMFPTAHTLAILDHAERNEPFFTRTIFDGSDAEGPTEVSTVAGKPGAPKESGKDPLLKVGKSWPIRMAFFPLQSDSAQPEYEMSLRLLENGIAESMQIDYGDFTVNAVLEKIEALPKSGC encoded by the coding sequence TTGCTCGACCGTCTCTCTGCCCTGCCGGCGACCGTCGGCACGGTCCTCGCCACCGCCGTCACCGCCGGTGCCCTCCTCGCGGCCACTCCCGTCCTGGCACAGCCGGCCGCCACCTCGATGGCGGCGGTCGCGGCCAAGATCCAGCCGCACCGGGCGATCTACGCCATGTCGCTGGGATCGGCGCGCAACGGGGCGAAGGTCAGCGACGTCCGCGGCCGCATGATGTTCGAATGGGCCGACGCCTGCGACGGCTGGACGACGGAGCAGCGCTTCCAGCTGCGCTTCGTCTACAGCGAAGGCGACGACATGGCGATGAACACCAACTACACGACGTGGGAGGCCAAGAACGGCCTGCGCTACCGCTTCAACGTCCGCAAGCTGGTGAATGGCGAGTTGGACGAGGAGGTGCGCGGCGAGGCCAACCTGCAGGCCGACGGCGCCGGCACCGCCCAGTTCACCAAGCCGGAACCGCAGGAGATGGAGCTGCCGGCCGGCACCATGTTCCCCACCGCCCACACGCTGGCGATCCTCGACCATGCCGAACGGAACGAGCCCTTCTTCACCCGGACCATCTTCGACGGATCGGACGCCGAGGGGCCGACCGAGGTGTCGACCGTCGCCGGCAAGCCGGGCGCGCCGAAGGAATCCGGCAAGGATCCGCTGCTGAAGGTGGGCAAGTCCTGGCCGATCCGCATGGCCTTCTTCCCCCTTCAGAGCGATTCGGCGCAGCCGGAGTATGAGATGAGCCTGCGCCTGCTGGAGAACGGCATCGCCGAGTCCATGCAGATCGACTATGGCGATTTCACCGTCAACGCCGTGCTGGAGAAGATCGAGGCGCTGCCAAAGTCGGGCTGCTGA
- a CDS encoding replication-associated recombination protein A — protein sequence MAKRGESGGDAGLFSAAAPRPLADRLRPRALDEVVGQDHLLKPDGPLGRMVTARRLASMILWGPPGCGKTTIARLLAHSTDLHFEPLSAVFSGVADLRKVFDAARARRVAGQGTLLFIDEIHRFNRSQQDGFLPFVEDGTVTLVGATTENPSFELNAALLSRAQVFVLNRLDDAALEKLLSRAEAEMDRPLPLDADARAAVKAMADGDGRFCLNLCEELFALPGGTVLDTNALAATIQRRAPLYDKAQEGHYNLISALHKSLRGSDTDAALYWYSRMLDGGEDPRYIARRLTRFAVEDIGLADPNALTQAIAAWEAYERLGSPEGELALAQLVIYLGTAPKSNAGYTAYKASVRAAKETGSLMPPKHILNAPTKLMKTIGYGKGYEYDHDTAEGFSGQNYFPEGMARRAFYQPVERGFERDLRKRLDYWAKLRERRGEE from the coding sequence ATGGCAAAACGCGGCGAGTCGGGCGGGGATGCCGGGCTGTTCTCTGCGGCGGCTCCCCGTCCACTCGCCGACCGGCTGCGTCCGCGCGCGCTGGACGAGGTGGTCGGGCAGGACCATCTGCTGAAGCCCGACGGACCGCTGGGCCGCATGGTGACGGCGCGGCGGCTGGCCTCCATGATCCTGTGGGGGCCGCCCGGCTGCGGCAAGACCACCATCGCCCGCCTGCTGGCCCACAGCACCGACCTGCATTTCGAACCGCTGTCGGCGGTCTTCTCCGGCGTCGCCGACCTGCGCAAGGTTTTCGACGCGGCCCGCGCCCGGCGGGTGGCGGGGCAGGGCACTCTGCTGTTCATCGACGAGATCCATCGCTTCAACCGGTCCCAGCAGGACGGTTTCCTGCCCTTCGTCGAGGACGGCACCGTCACGCTGGTCGGCGCCACCACCGAGAATCCGTCCTTCGAACTGAACGCCGCCTTGCTGTCGCGGGCCCAGGTGTTCGTGCTGAACCGGTTGGACGATGCGGCGCTTGAAAAGCTGCTGTCGCGGGCGGAGGCGGAGATGGACCGCCCCCTGCCGCTGGATGCCGACGCGCGCGCAGCGGTCAAGGCGATGGCGGACGGCGACGGCCGCTTCTGCCTGAACCTGTGCGAGGAACTGTTCGCGCTGCCCGGCGGGACGGTTCTGGACACCAACGCGCTCGCCGCCACCATCCAGCGCCGCGCCCCGCTGTACGACAAGGCGCAGGAAGGGCATTACAATCTCATCAGCGCGCTGCACAAGTCGCTGCGCGGCTCGGACACCGATGCGGCGCTCTACTGGTACAGCCGCATGCTCGATGGTGGTGAGGATCCGCGCTACATCGCCCGCCGCCTGACCCGCTTCGCGGTGGAGGATATCGGTCTGGCCGACCCCAACGCGCTGACCCAGGCGATCGCCGCATGGGAGGCCTATGAACGCTTGGGCAGCCCGGAGGGCGAGTTGGCCCTGGCGCAGCTGGTCATCTATCTGGGGACGGCGCCGAAGTCGAACGCCGGCTATACCGCCTACAAGGCGTCGGTGCGCGCGGCGAAGGAGACCGGCTCGCTGATGCCGCCCAAACATATCCTGAACGCGCCGACCAAGCTGATGAAGACCATCGGCTACGGCAAGGGCTACGAGTACGACCACGACACGGCGGAGGGCTTCTCCGGCCAGAATTACTTCCCCGAGGGCATGGCGCGCCGCGCGTTCTACCAGCCGGTGGAGCGTGGCTTCGAGCGCGACCTGCGCAAGCGGCTGGACTATTGGGCCAAGCTGCGGGAGCGGCGGGGGGAGGAGTAG
- a CDS encoding YqaA family protein, protein MLRSLYTRLQRLSARDDAVWWMSAISFAESSFFPLPPDVMLVPMCLEKRNKLWFYTNICALASLLGGLLGYALGFYLFESVGRMIIDFYNAQESFQHFQEMFAEFGPWFLILKGVTPIPYKLLTITAGFAHLDLTVFILCSIVARFSRFYMIAILLHFYGPQVQQIIEKRLMLVATVLLVVVVGGLLSFKFV, encoded by the coding sequence ATGTTGCGTTCTCTTTACACGCGCCTCCAGCGCCTTTCCGCCCGCGACGATGCCGTTTGGTGGATGTCGGCGATCTCCTTCGCCGAAAGCTCCTTCTTCCCATTGCCGCCGGACGTGATGCTGGTGCCGATGTGCCTGGAGAAGCGGAACAAGCTGTGGTTCTACACCAACATCTGTGCGCTGGCGTCGCTGCTGGGCGGGCTGCTGGGCTATGCGCTGGGCTTCTATCTGTTCGAGAGCGTCGGGCGGATGATCATCGACTTCTACAACGCGCAGGAGTCGTTCCAGCATTTCCAGGAAATGTTCGCCGAATTCGGCCCCTGGTTCCTGATCCTGAAGGGGGTGACGCCGATCCCCTACAAGCTGCTGACGATCACCGCCGGATTCGCCCATCTCGACCTGACGGTCTTCATCCTCTGTTCGATCGTCGCGCGCTTTTCGCGATTCTACATGATCGCCATCCTGCTGCACTTCTATGGGCCGCAGGTCCAGCAGATCATCGAAAAGCGGCTGATGCTGGTGGCCACCGTCCTGCTGGTCGTGGTGGTCGGCGGCCTGCTCAGCTTCAAGTTCGTCTGA